The Astatotilapia calliptera chromosome 4, fAstCal1.2, whole genome shotgun sequence genome segment CTCGTTCAGGCTGTAGAACAAGTGAAAGGACGGGTGTGCGATTAAGCATAAGCATGCTTTCCTGCCTGCCTCATTTGTTCCAGAGCTTCCCCTCAGCGGACAGCCTCTGGTTTAGCCGACAGAGCTGCCGAAGGAAGCCGTCGTTGGGTCCGATCTCTCTTTTCTGTCGGATCATGGCCAGAGCAGTGTGGATGTCCATGTTCTGTTGCAGCATCAGGTAGGCGATAACTAAGGTAGGCGAGCGGCTGTAGCCCTCCCTGCAATGGACGTACACTTTACCTACAGAGGAAAAGAGATGCAGGTGTTACAGTTTGATCAAAAGCCCTCAAACCTGTGCAAAGTTATCACCTGACAAATCTAATTCTAATCTAATACGTGTTGGCCTCAAAGTATGAAGCTTATGAAACTTGCCACTCCTTTTACAACCTAATGGCAAacattgtctttcttttttgttctagCCAGCGTCTTGACTGACGAGAACTTCTTGCAGTTAGCGTGATATGACTGTATTTTTTCAAATACTTCACATACATCTGTGTGCTCCTCTATTctgaccttttttgtttttgtacgcCAGAGCCTTCTCGATAAAGTCGGCCGCCTCTTCAAAGTAAATGCTGATATCAAAGTGGTCTGTGTCGCTGGCCGGTATGCCGTGGTAGATGATGCCTGTGCCAGCATAGAACTCAGCACTGGTGTTGACGTGCATGAAGGAGTTTCCCTCTGCAGCGTTCAGGATGTGGGTGATGCCCAGGCGCTTCAGGCGCATCACATTCGTCGCCACAAATCTGCatcaagaaaagaacagaagcAAATATGCAATATGAAGGGGACCTTACAGGTTGTGCTTAATATCAACGTGACAACACACTAAACACAGTCTGACCCCTGTTACTCAGTGCTTGGACTACTGCAAAAGGTTTTCGTGAAATTTCTACGCTGTGTGGCTTTGGACTCGCCACAATCGCAAACAATGCATGTCATAAAATTTTGTGTAACCTCAGTTTGTCTATATGATCTTCTTGTAGTCATCTCTTTCCTCTCAACTCCCAACCAGAAACAGCAGACGACTGTCCTCGTTCTGCTGTTggcctcttcctgttaaaaatgagttcttcctccccaccacTGCTAAATGCTTGATCTTAtgggatcatctgattgttggagcTTTCTCTCTGATACTGTAGGTCCTTTCTGCAGATTACTGTGACACGATACTAGAGAATTAAAATTGAATTTGAAAGTAGAATAAAAGAGTAATTATGACTAAAAGAACAAACCCGCCTCCCTTGCTTACTGATGTGCTGCCAGTATCTGTCTTGCTTCCTGTCTTTGCACTGTTAGATATGTTTGCTGCACAGAACTACGTCCTTGGCTTTCATTTATCCGCATTTGGTTCCTATTCTCTCAAGCTTTATCTGCAGCAAGCACGAAGAGTAAACAAAATACCCATTCATGGCTAAAACTGGCAGTTAGGTTGCTTTGAATGGCACCATTGTTGAGTTCATTATAAACATTGGCAATTATCTAATGACAATTTTTTCACATGCAGTTAATTCATGCACTGAAATCAGTGCAGTCTGGCTGTGAGGAGGAGTGCTGGGAGTGTCCAGCAGAGGCCAGCAGACGCCAGACTATCAAATGAAATAATTTCAAGGTAACGGTGCTAAAACTGAGAAACTAAATATGGAAACATGGCTCCAGACAAACTGTGATTTGTTTTAAACTATATATTATGGAAGCCTGCTGGCTAAGTGTGACTTAATGGAAATAAGCCAACATTAACAACACCTGTGCATTTCTTGCttttacaacacaaaacacaattcaTGTTGttcattcattattcattcTGCAACAAggtaataaatgtttttctgaaTCAGGTAACTATGGGCTGTGAATCTCCAGAACAGTCTACATAAACATCTACATTCATGGACTCCATTGATGAAGTCAAACAAGGATTATATCAGTAGTTATAATAGTCAGATCCACCCCTTGCTTTTAGCACCTTCACAAAGACCCATCCCTAACCAGTGGTTGATATCACGGTGACtgtattcatcttttatatacagtctatgctcACTAGCAATTACAGGTTAATGAACCTGAGCTGTTGCTGATGgtgtttcttcagttttaaCAGATTCTTCTGGAGAACACAAGACTGCAAGCTAAAGAAGGAAGTGTAGTGTCACTCATGTttctgtctcatgtttccttttCCCATCATATAAATGCACTGCTGTGCCTCAGAGAGATGTGCTTCTTTTCACTGTGAACTTCTGGGAAGGCTGCCTCACTTAGCACCTCCTGCCTCAGAGATGTAAAGAGCTAAAAATAGAGCAGACTGCAGACTGGTGCTCAAACTGCACGCCAGCTCAGTGGAATCAGGACAGATACATGAAAGCAtaaacacagcagctgaggaAGAAGGATGCGTGGGTGCATTTTATGTGCAGATATGCTTCCCTTATCTATCCAAGCCTAGATTTGTGAGGAGGACATTTGTTGAGATCTAACAGAGAGGGCTTCTGCTCTGTCCTTCACATATACTAGAGAGGTCTCACAggtctaaaaaacaaaagtgctgctgtAAAGCTTTTAGAGTCAGCCATgtaaaatttattttctttcaaatcTAGAATATTCCTCACTGCATACAGCTTACATTAAAGAGCTGTGAAGGAATTCAAATGATGTTTACCTCAAACTTTAACATTAGCATTAATTCATTAGAATTCCAGTACTTTTTAATTATCAATTATATtatatgattaaaaaacatgattATCTGTCATCTAATAAACATTGTGACTACCTTTTAGAATTGGTTATGTTTATTGGGGGGAAAGAGTGTTTCTGAGCGTGAGATAAGAAGACGCCATGTAGTGTCACGTGTTAGCAGCAAATGTTTCACTACAGTAAGCTAACACTTAGGCTAGCTATCACAGAGATTATGAACAAAGTTAAACAAATGTCTGATTCCACTGAATCAGAGCCTCTAAAGCTTCATGAACATGCTTCATGTCATTTGTATAATCAGTCTTAAAAGACAATTTAGGGGAAAGCACTGACTTATGTGATGAATCAGCTCATCAATTTACAAATTCTGAAAcacattttgtaattttgatTTTCTACAGTACTATAACAGACACCTCttagcttttcatgtattttcaaaCTGTACTTTTTGGAGTACTGGAAAATAAATGTGTCCGTCTCTAACTTTGGGTCGACGTCTGTTGTTCAAACATGCTATAGGctacaaataaaacatgatttCAGACACCCTGGATGTCTGAGGTATAGTTTATCGTttcaaaaaaattaattcaacACAGTTCAGTGTGCCATCAATGCTGACCATGCAGAAATCAGTAAAAGTAGAGCATGCCTCTGTGGATGCTCTGCAGGTTAAGAACATGAGCTATTTATAAACTCCTCCACTCCTACCATttttccctctcccctccacctCTTCAAAAATTAAACAGACTGTGAAGGCCATGGTATGCTGGTTGGTTTCCTgcatccttttattttatttcacactcagacaagagaaaaaatggATTTTGCCATACCATACGATTTTTAACAAATCTAAATATGTCATATATGTGACAGTGCTGGTTAACAGCAATAAGTCCTTTTAGTAAGCTCAAGCTAAAGTATTCATTCTCTGGAGCGTCTAGATCTTTCTACAGCGCATGAGTGAAGCGTGCTCGTGCAAAGCAAACAGATGCAAtgatgtgtttacatctttcattACTCAGTGAATCCTCTCTGCAGGCTGACCTTTCCTCGTCATATAGGTATAatctaataacaataataacttcATTCATATTCTCCATATTTTTCTGTAAGTTTCATAGTGCATCCTGCACGTATGAGCACATTTTCAGAATGATACAGGCTTTTTACAAACACGTGGTCATAATGAAGGATTTGTATTGTCTAtaaaaagcgctttatacatgACAACAATGACTCACGCATTGCCGACGTATATCCTCGGGTAGACCTCGTGGAAGTGTTTTGTTGGCCAGCTGTAGAAGCCGCTTTCGTCCGTCAACAGATCGTTGAGTTGCTGGAGTGACACCTCAAAGCTGGACATGTCGAATCGGTTGGAAGCCGATGTCTTCACCTGTTGGTTATGTTTGTTCTTCATGTCCGAAGCAAAGCAGTGGATCCGCCGAGAAGGAATGAACGTGGCAGATAGGTATCGGCTTACGAGGCTGATGGAGCGCTCTGCTGCTCTGAACAGCGCGCTGCTCAGTGTGGGGTAGATTAAACCCACCGACAGGGCCGGAGCGCCCGTATGGGCGGCCCTGGGCCAATGGTCCCCACCATGGtgggagagaaaagaggagaaaattgCATTAGagtatcataataataataagtgttattacattttcacacttttctctcttgtttaaatactctcaaagttcaaacctttgtagaaaaataagtccagtttataaaatgaaactaaagatcaaaccctgttttcatgagcagaacatgggaatagagcagctgccagagaattcagcattaaacAGTTAATGGTACAGAAGtagaaaaagcaagaagaatgagttaagtaaagtttgacttatctgactgttttgtttcgtttaatgtgccttataatgcGGGAGTACATGGCGggagtacatatatatatatatatatatatatatatatatatatatatatatatatatatatatatatatatatatatatatatatatatatatatatataagcagcatatatatatatatatatattgcaacTGTTATCATCATTGTGAGTCAGGTCAAGTTGATTTAAACTTATTTGCTAGCTTCTCAGCCTGTGGCACAGCCCGTCTGGCTTTGTGTAAATATTGTAGTTTGTACTTGAATATTGTCAGCAAAATCCTAGGGTTTTATTAGCCTGTTATTTAGCGGCTACCTTTGTTTTTAGACACTCCATACACCTATAGCACCTAGCTTCAGCTGATGACCTTAGCACAACACCCTATCTTCCAAATATGGTTGTTTCTGGCTCGAATACTGCTCTACATAAATACTGTCAAATTGACGCTTTAAAATGTGAATCAACAATTCTGTAGGTAAGACCACTGTGAAACGTCTGTGAGGTCTgtcttttgtatacagtctatggtcaCCAAGAAACTTGAGTGTATTCCTATTCTTTCCACAGGTATTGCATTTcccatgaaaaaacaaacaaacacataaataacaGAATTTCACCgtgcaagatttttttttattgaaatacaGATTTTTAAGAAATCGTTTACTTAAAAGGCACTGAATTCACAAAGCTTTTTAAAAGACACGACTCAAGTCAAATGCTGCAGTTTCTCATCAACTAAGCACTAGTTAGGAAGAAAACACAACTCTTCATTGAAGCCCTAGATTTCATCTTTAGTAGATTAGCTTTCAGGGGATTCTGCTGCAACAGAAGGAAAAGACAAGGAGGAGTCACAGAGATTTTACACACAGAATTAGCTCAGTGGAAAGTAAGATCACTGTTTTACTCACTGTGCTAAAAGAGTCAAACCATGGATAGTTTCCTGCCTTATAATTCCTCCTTATCCTTAATCCCTGAAGCCTAAAAAGCTTACTAATTAGCAAACCAGATAATATCTAAGACAGCAAATTTCTATCATGAGCAATTCTCTATTTGATAAGCAATAGAAGCTGTAAGAACGATCTTTTCACAGATTCAGGCTGGACAGCCACTCTTCAGCACATCTGGGGTTGCATGTTTGCTGCCCGGCAGCGCAGGACTTTCAAGAAGCTGTCGATCTTGTGCGAGTCCCGGCGAAAGCAGGACAGCAGTTTGGTAATCTTGTCCTGGCCGATCTCATTGGTCTCTATGAATGGAAGTGAAGTGATGGTCTGAGCAGCTGGACCCATCTGGACACAAACAGAGTCCGggaaaaattattttcatttgactttatttttaaatattcttgGTTCAAATAAATGCATATTCAGAAATTATTGTTTGCAGCCCACACACCTTGCTAGATAGTATATCCAGGCCATCCTTAAGGTCTTTGGAGTGCTCCTGCATCTTCTGGATAGTTTTGGATAAGGTGCTTTGGGCTGAGTACGGGAGGACATTAGTAGAGGAGGACAGGACTACAAGAGGGCCCGACCAAGCCTGCAGGAGGGAGCGAGCCAGGGACAACAGATCTGACTCCTAGAGGAGAAATCCAAACAATAAGGTGAAGGAGATTTTgggaaaacagaggaaaacatgTGTGCACATAATGTCTCAGTGAGATGAAGACACCTTTGTTCTCGTTGGCTTTAAACTACTGTTTGAAGGGGCTCTTGAATAAATTGTGCCTTGTGTGAGCAGAGATGCAGAGATATTGAAGATATCAGAGATATGACATAGCAACAGTGTGACGGAGAGTAGGCAAGGTTGAAGTAAAATGACTTACTGATACTTGAAGTGCTTGTTCCTTGTCAGTGGGGGTCTGTAGAGAGGAGGTGTGGCACGCATGAACCCTGTCTATAGGGAATACTTCAGAGCCCTGCTGTTTAAGTAAATGGGAAAAAATCAGACAGATTGTTCAGGCTTTAGCATGCTGACTTTTATTGATCACTGATAGCAATACTCTTTTCTGGCATTGTTGTATTATACTCAATtgaaaatagcatttgtattttattttattctattgtatatagtatttttattttattctattctattctattgtgtacagttgtgtacagtatcttattcttatcttattccagtgtttttctaatttttctatATAACTTTGCACTATCCACTTTTCAGCgcaattcaataaaactttattgatcctgaaggtCGACCCATGAAGGAAACCTggttaaggctgccgaccttttGCCAGAGACATCTTACACTTATGACCATACATAttttctgctgtaacaaaacaaatttcccaagtgtgggactaataaaggttatcttaacTTACCTTATAACCAACAACTGCTTGGCAGGCTTTAATTCAACACAAAGGCTGCTGCTTTTTCAAGAGTTTAACCAAATGTTGTAACTTAGAAAACTGCTAATGAGGCAGCTTCAAGCAGACCCACTGCACTGCATGTCGAGCTAATAAGGAAGCATCAGCGTTTAAACaggaagtttgtgttttttatgtttaggGAGACtgtgacattttatttacagtgcaaacacagacagacacacacacacacacacagacacacacacaggtacagacCAGCTCCTGGGTGAGCATCGTGCTGAGCGCGTGCAGTTGGTCAGACTGTTGAGAGGCTCGATAGATGAGGTCGTTGATGGGGACGGCTCTGCACATTGCCACCACACACAACACTGTGAAGCATGAAAAGATGAGCGGAGGCAGAGTTAGAGAAAGCAGCTGCAGGGCCACAGTTTGGTGTCCTTTtggcttttttccttttatttaataAGTACACTCCTCAAGCAGTCTTTCAGCTACATTTATAACCTGTTCTATAAAAGGTCTCATACAAATAGctgtaaaagtttaaaataaaagttttcatttatcattattattagcaCTGTCCTCTTAAGGGCTGCCAAACCAACAATAATAGAATTTGAGCAATGCCGTGGCTTTATACTCATAATATTATTAAATCTGGTGCAGTGaatcataaataaacaaaaaataaatgcaggttATTTCACAATTATTTTTCTAAGATGAATGATTGAAGGAATAATTTTTCATATCATATATATACTACATCTCTGATGTATGGTAACTTTTGTCTTCCAAATCtttcacatttaaatgaatatttGTGCGAGAGATTTCCGAAATGTGGTTGCTAAAGACCAAAACTTTGATTGTGAGCTGGTGAGCAAACTGGTAATATTGGTTCTAACTGTAATTAAGCTAAAATCCTCTTATGGGTAGAATCTcaggtttaatgtttttcatttctttacattttttgagCAAGTAAATGATCTGTAGAGCACTATGAAGCTTTGTATTGGCTGAGCTCTTCTCACCCATCACGAGTTTGCCTCCCCTGATTCTTCTCTGAGCCATCTCTCTTCTTTTGCTGTCCGTCAGCTTCTGGTTCCTCGTCTTCTTGTCACTTTTGCCTTTTGCTCCTTTGTGCCTCCATTTTATAATTTCTTGGCTCCGGTCGTTTGGTTATGCAGCAGCAGGGTGACTCTGTGCTAATTACCAAGAACGTGCTGGAACCAGTTTATAATGAGAAACATGGCAGAGGGGCTTTGAATGGATGCAACAGGATGTAATTGCAGTTTgacaactctgtgtgtgtttgtgtgtgttgcatgAAGGTGGAAAACGTCCCTCCTTACTCTTAAttgactgaataaataaaaacattaatgttCTGTAATAGCACGGTGGCACCTGCAGGTTCACGTGACTGACCAACAGCTTCTCAGGTGTTCTTTTTAGTATTTCAAGTTTCCAGCTTCAACTTTTCTACTCTTGAtatttattgttcttttaaGTCTGAAATGGTTTTTACAGGTTCTGTTTTTTCTAAAATCCAACTAATTTGAAGATTTGCAGTCAGAGTTCGTCATAGCACAGAAACACTACTGCAGGTTAGTCATGACCTTCTTATGGCTTCTGCTTGTTCTTCTTGGCCTCAGATCAGCGTTCATCAGCATAGCCAGTTGTACTTGTCTATGAAGCCAAATGACACAAATAAACTAccgacataaagacctggaccTCTAATTAGTTTTCTAATTCTAAATTCAGAAAAACCAAGGTTATTGTACTTTGTATATAAATCTTAGAAAGATGGTGTCAAATAAGATGTTTAGTATTGATGTCATTACCTTGGCCAAAACGGTGACACTGTGAAGATTTTTATTCAGGTGTCATTTAACactcacattaaaaacatgtcagaCTGCTATCTTTCATCTCCTACAATTTGGAAAACTGTGTGTTCAAGTTGTGTTTTCTATTCTCAGCTATTAATCAGGTTGTTGTAAAACCTTCTTGAAAAACCTTCAGCTGAAAAGACGACAACAAGAAGCAGAACGGGGCCTAGAAAGACGGTTCATGTTTCTcccattttaatttttcttcattGGCTCACATTTCAGTCAAAAAATGGACTTAAAAGAGTAAATGGTTACACTCACTTGTTCCTTAAAGGACTTTTGATAATTTAGGAAGGAAcaaaattaagattaaggagTATGTTCTTTTGGCTCATGAAGAATTCCTACAAATGCACATATATAATGTTGTAATACAATACAAACTGtgccaacaacaaacaaaagacaacagactgTGCAAAATGTTAACCCCACCCCCACTCAAGGCGTAGTCAATAATCTGCCCTGCAAGCTGGGATGGTCTGGGATAGACCGATGACTGTAGAACTGATCCACATTCATTGGTTCAAATACTCACCTGACACGTCTGCTTGAACTGAAAGCTGTTTCAAAGATGGTTTCATACTGAAGTCTTAATATAAAGTCGAACTTGCCCTAACTGCTGAATTTAAACACACCAGTTTAAGTCTTCGATGATTTTGCGGTTAATTTCAATTAAACTACAAAaggggaaacatttttttttattttattttaagaaataaaaactattCCATTtgtgaaactgagaaaaaaacccCGAGGGTATTGAAGATATGTGAGTGCCAGTGTTTTTATAGAAAAGTGCAAACTTGATGTAATCACAATAAGGAAGAGAAAATGGGGCGTTCAAGACtctaatgtgacaaaatgtattACTATCTTAGTTGACAAAATAATTTTGGTCAGTGTTGATGTCCTTCGATAAAAGTTTGTTGACTGATTAGTTGGGCTTTAACATGATAAACAGACAGTTGGTTACATAATGGAACAAATGAGGTGTTATTGTTGAAAACGGGCCTCGTGTAGATGTTTCATTAAACCCCATCCATGATTCATGATCAAAGTTACTGTTAAACattcatatttttacatttctgacTAATTTGCTGTTACTAATGTTAAATCCTCCCAATTCTTtcgatctttgggctgaaggaaggacaatactcggtgtatcaatgctcaatcaacaatctttaattccatacaattcaacactttatGAGCATAAACCATCCGGATGGGGAGACATGCAtgcagagggtcacagcaaaTCTCAAACTGGTGGAGGGttactcaaactcttatagcctctagtggcccacacctagtcgtaaaagcctaaacattcacattctttctctcacacagcgcctaagttatgacctcggctccTTGTTTTTCTGCTCCCAACAAGGTGGTGGGGTGAACCTCCTGTGGAATGTGCTCTGTCTCCTCTGCTATCAGAGCACCAAGGCCCTGACTCTCTGCACACAATATTCTCTTCTTAACTCAGCAGTATagtgcatcataaaacaatatcatccattcacaataaatcagcagtctaatgtaatgcaaatcagtttaactaatgcaagagttatcaccttcttctaattcaggagaataatgcaaactaaaactacataataatttcacaatCATTAAtcaggggtataacatggcataagataatattataatcccacacTAAACATCAAACAGGATTTACACGTTTtcagaaaacaacacattttaaattctCTCCACACTTCTGAGCTGTAGTGTAGATTTGTAGATCTATTATAGAAGATGATATAGAAGTATGAGGACAGGGAGACACTGTTAAAACGTTATGAGCTGTCTTGCTGCAGAGAAAGCGGAGTCTGTCATCCTTGAAATGCTCCCTAGATAGGCAGCTGGCAGGATTGAACGATGCTCTGCCTCTGTGGTCAAGTACAGACATCCATGAGCCACTGATGAGCGTGACAGGTCAGGAAGCATGCATGAAGTGGACGTGTTAGGGAGAGTTTGCCATCAGAGTTAAAACACTTCAACTCAGTTTTTGATGATAGACACAACTAAAAATCCTGATCAGTTACAGACACACGTACACATGTAAAAGTTTGGAGTCAGCTTGTTTGGATCCCTGCACTcttctgtgacagtgtgtgagtgtgcctTCAGACAGCCTGCAGTACCTCTGCCCCGTCTCCTGGAGCCCACAGTGTTTATCCTGGATTCATAACTATCTGCAAATAATCCTGTGAAACTTTACCACATAACAGTGCACTTATGTAGATATTTCACTAAATCTCATTCGTTACTTATGATAAATGTTACCAGTGAttgtttatatttctttacatttccaATAATTTAGTAAAACATTAAAGAGAATTTCACTGTTGTGAGAAAATAAGACGTTTCTAATTCACTTCAGACTTTTGAGCTGTAGTGTAGATTGcaatgtcacggtcctgggtcggtgacccagtgttttctgttttgtattgttaatCTTTGATTTCTTGATGTCTTTGTTTGTTCGTAGGTTTTGGTTCTGTGTCAGTATCGGGTCTGAGTTTTCCAGGTGTCCCTTTTagttcagtgtcaagtctgtgtcTTGAGAATTgtctcttgtttcctgttttactttgaaggttcatgtctgatgtcagtgtattcagctttgcttcccctgtctcgtcttgtcaattactcccagctgtgttccccacctgtttgtaatctccctgtgttcttttgtgtgtatgtaagtcATGTCTACTCGTGTACTAGTTGctggtctgtgtgtgagtcaaCTGTGACCCTACTGTGTATTCTCCGTGTGTTTTCCCTGCCGTCCACCTTCCTGTGCCTCTGCTCACCCTCCCTCATGTTCGTGTTCATGtttgctgtttagtttttcccagttcagATTATCTTTAGTTccgttttgccatttttcaccttgtgctttattttacaataaaccaccttcacaTCTCAGCGAGTGCCTGCACTTGGATCCTCATTTATTTTCTCCACACGGCTCATCCCATGTGACAGTGTATGGTTATGTTATAGGAGTACCAGGACAGGGAGCCACTGTTAAAAAGTCATGAGCTGTGTTGCTGCAGAGAAAGTTGTTCACTCTGGTGGTTCTTTGAGTTTCTAAAAGTTGAATGGGATGTAGTCTGCCCCTCTGTGGAACCAGGTCCCAGTTTGAATTCAGAACACAGACACTCTCTTCTTCTAAGATTAGACACAAAACTTTCttctttaataaatatttatttatagttacAGATCAATCAGCTGTCCGTGACCCATCCTTACAGGCTACAACTGCTGGTTAACCTGCCATCATGCACTGAGCACTTCTGCTCCACTCTTGTCTTTCCCTCTGAGTGAGTTAAAATATCCCGACTGCATCTCAGTAACATTTTTCTGTGCTCTCCCATCAGGTgtcaggtttcttcctgttaaaagggagtttttcctcctcaCTGTCCCCAAGTGTTTGGTCTGAGAGGATTGTTTGATCTATTACTGTAGGGTTTTTACTTTATAATATAAGACAATTGTTAGTGGTGCTATGTAAATCAAATGGACTAAAATTCAACTTGAATGTGACTCCTAATCAAACCTAAAGTCATCCCAACCAATGTGAACATTCAGCACAATAAAATACGATGAAATCAACCACGCTGGCTACATAGAAGCAAAAGCAGCAGCTTCTTCCTGAGGTCCTCCTCAGCTCCAAACCCACCAGTGGAGGCGCTGTTTAACAACCAGCAGCTGTTATACTTAgtttataatttaataatttcattctatgaaaataaactgtttgaaaataagcattttaaaaaagattgtTTCATTGTTGATTGTTTCATTGTATGGTTTATTCTTTATGTATGTAAGTTCTTAAACtgcatacatgtatatatgaATGACTCACTCATATGCTGACATGTTAGCATACTGAGAACCTATTTCTCATATGGACAGATTACACTTTTACGTTTCCTCACCTCATACATCATCTAATACAATGCTAATATTTTGTGAAGCAATGAtgaatttatttctttattctaTATaactagaaaaacagaaaatccaaggagctggtggtagacttccacaGGCACAAACATCTTCA includes the following:
- the LOC113020086 gene encoding prolactin-2 isoform X2; the protein is MAQRRIRGGKLVMVLCVVAMCRAVPINDLIYRASQQSDQLHALSTMLTQELGSEVFPIDRVHACHTSSLQTPTDKEQALQVSESDLLSLARSLLQAWSGPLVVLSSSTNVLPYSAQSTLSKTIQKMQEHSKDLKDGLDILSSKMGPAAQTITSLPFIETNEIGQDKITKLLSCFRRDSHKIDSFLKVLRCRAANMQPQMC
- the LOC113020086 gene encoding prolactin-2 isoform X1 is translated as MAQRRIRGGKLVMVLCVVAMCRAVPINDLIYRASQQSDQLHALSTMLTQELQGSEVFPIDRVHACHTSSLQTPTDKEQALQVSESDLLSLARSLLQAWSGPLVVLSSSTNVLPYSAQSTLSKTIQKMQEHSKDLKDGLDILSSKMGPAAQTITSLPFIETNEIGQDKITKLLSCFRRDSHKIDSFLKVLRCRAANMQPQMC
- the LOC113021418 gene encoding dual specificity protein phosphatase 3-like codes for the protein MKNKHNQQVKTSASNRFDMSSFEVSLQQLNDLLTDESGFYSWPTKHFHEVYPRIYVGNAFVATNVMRLKRLGITHILNAAEGNSFMHVNTSAEFYAGTGIIYHGIPASDTDHFDISIYFEEAADFIEKALAYKNKKGKVYVHCREGYSRSPTLVIAYLMLQQNMDIHTALAMIRQKREIGPNDGFLRQLCRLNQRLSAEGKLWNK